A section of the Enterococcus montenegrensis genome encodes:
- a CDS encoding DUF998 domain-containing protein — MKLLKEYGFYLLLLAIVSEIALPFILAKYYPNYSQINDLISTFGETDSPTKWAFKIWEIINGTLFVLSGPAIFQRFKETNSQLAFVLSLMVILFGIGDCIITGIFDRAANSSEVDFTSLLHNYASGAGFVALLVGTLLLFLLYQKEKNSVMIILLPLIFIAALIFMFLFAMPKIPIISQFQVSHRGLWQRLNLWFLYLPYFIAALQSLFTKSA, encoded by the coding sequence ATGAAATTGTTAAAAGAATATGGCTTTTATTTATTGTTATTAGCCATTGTCAGTGAGATCGCACTCCCTTTTATTTTGGCGAAGTACTATCCCAATTATAGTCAAATTAATGATCTCATCTCAACTTTTGGTGAAACCGACAGCCCGACAAAATGGGCGTTTAAAATCTGGGAAATTATTAACGGTACTCTCTTTGTCTTAAGTGGCCCAGCTATCTTTCAGCGTTTCAAAGAAACAAATTCTCAACTGGCGTTTGTTCTTTCTTTGATGGTAATTTTGTTTGGTATTGGCGACTGTATTATTACCGGTATTTTCGACCGAGCAGCTAACTCCAGCGAAGTAGACTTCACCTCACTGCTTCACAATTACGCTTCAGGAGCAGGGTTTGTTGCACTTTTAGTGGGAACATTACTTTTATTTCTCCTCTATCAAAAAGAAAAAAATTCAGTAATGATTATTTTATTACCACTTATTTTTATTGCCGCTTTGATTTTTATGTTTTTATTTGCAATGCCAAAAATCCCAATTATTAGCCAATTCCAAGTTTCCCACCGGGGATTATGGCAACGGCTCAACTTATGGTTTTTATATTTGCCATATTTTATTGCCGCGCTACAAAGTCTTTTTACCAAGTCAGCATAA
- a CDS encoding DUF805 domain-containing protein, protein MIQAYKEYWHNMTVMNASAKRGQYWWPQLVNYLVLALYSILTGVSRYIEITPDDVTVIKEWNTITIIFILLNALIWLANFTVRARRLHDRNHSNWWILFYLIPIIGTIVIFITLILPSKSNTRWPQNQSEF, encoded by the coding sequence ATGATTCAAGCATATAAAGAATACTGGCATAATATGACTGTAATGAATGCCTCTGCAAAAAGAGGGCAATATTGGTGGCCACAACTCGTGAATTATTTAGTATTGGCACTTTACTCCATTCTAACGGGTGTTAGCCGTTATATAGAAATTACACCAGATGATGTGACGGTCATCAAAGAGTGGAACACGATTACGATCATTTTTATTTTATTAAATGCATTAATCTGGCTCGCTAATTTTACTGTACGAGCAAGACGCCTACATGATCGCAATCACAGCAATTGGTGGATTTTGTTTTACTTAATTCCAATAATCGGTACGATCGTTATTTTTATTACCCTAATTTTGCCAAGTAAATCCAATACACGTTGGCCTCAGAATCAGTCAGAATTTTAG
- a CDS encoding YebC/PmpR family DNA-binding transcriptional regulator — translation MGRKWANIVAKKTAKDGANSRVYAKFGIEIYAAAKSGDPDPHANQKLRFVIERAKTYNVPKHIIDRAIEKAKGSGDENYQELRYEGFGPNGSMVIVDALTNNVNRTAADVRAAFGKNGGNMGVSGAVSYMFDNTAIFGFAGEDADEILEYLMEKDIDVRDVTKEDDQIIVYGEPEDFNSIQAALKEKGIAEFSVAEIQMMPQNEIQLTGEDLEKFEKMIDALDDLEDVQQIFHNVELDD, via the coding sequence ATGGGTCGTAAGTGGGCAAATATCGTCGCGAAAAAGACCGCAAAAGACGGTGCAAATAGTCGTGTTTATGCAAAATTTGGGATTGAAATCTACGCAGCAGCAAAATCAGGTGATCCTGATCCCCACGCCAACCAAAAATTACGTTTTGTTATCGAACGGGCGAAAACGTATAATGTGCCAAAACACATCATTGATCGTGCGATTGAAAAAGCAAAAGGATCTGGCGATGAAAATTATCAAGAGTTGCGTTATGAAGGCTTTGGGCCAAATGGATCAATGGTAATCGTAGATGCTTTAACCAATAACGTTAATCGTACCGCTGCTGATGTTCGCGCTGCTTTTGGTAAAAATGGCGGGAATATGGGAGTATCTGGAGCTGTTAGTTACATGTTTGATAATACTGCGATTTTTGGTTTTGCCGGCGAAGATGCCGATGAAATTTTAGAATACCTAATGGAAAAAGACATTGATGTTCGCGATGTTACAAAAGAAGACGATCAAATCATCGTTTATGGGGAACCAGAGGACTTTAACAGTATTCAAGCAGCATTAAAGGAAAAAGGAATTGCTGAGTTTTCAGTAGCAGAAATTCAAATGATGCCTCAAAATGAAATCCAATTAACAGGCGAAGACTTAGAAAAATTTGAAAAAATGATCGATGCCTTAGACGATTTGGAAGATGTACAACAAATCTTCCACAATGTAGAATTGGACGATTAA
- a CDS encoding nucleotidyltransferase, producing the protein MKACGVIVEYNPFHNGHLYHIKTARKKSQADVVIAVMSGNFLQRGEPAVVDKWQRADAALAHGVDLVIELPIQYACQAADIFAKGGIKTLAALQCDSLCFGTDYDATFDYNAFGQQLNRQSAEIKALFQRKADQKKTYPQIMQEIYQELFNLPQVNQMLPNHILGLSYAKENAQLKNPMNLIAIKRQKAGYHDIQITDGKIASATAIRKLLQEDGDISNFVPIKTKQSVEKYSVDWHNFWPYLRYRLMSSSLEDLLILYQMESGLALKMQQTALNTTDFTDFLSQVKSKHYTLTRIQRQLCYILLNITRAEMQLAWSDNYLRILGFNRKGQKYLNQLKKVTPWPLLAKIGKSGANQVPLTLRADEIYRLASKDISEQNFGRRPLKLN; encoded by the coding sequence ATGAAAGCTTGCGGTGTTATTGTTGAATACAATCCCTTTCATAATGGCCATCTTTATCATATCAAAACAGCCCGCAAGAAAAGTCAGGCGGACGTTGTCATTGCTGTAATGAGCGGAAATTTTTTGCAGCGAGGAGAGCCAGCGGTGGTGGATAAATGGCAAAGAGCAGATGCTGCACTGGCTCATGGTGTGGATTTAGTAATTGAATTACCCATTCAATACGCTTGCCAAGCAGCGGATATATTTGCAAAAGGCGGTATCAAAACGCTGGCAGCATTACAATGTGATAGTTTGTGCTTTGGAACTGATTATGATGCAACTTTTGATTATAATGCCTTTGGACAACAGTTGAATCGGCAGTCTGCTGAAATAAAGGCACTGTTTCAACGAAAGGCGGATCAAAAAAAGACGTATCCACAAATTATGCAAGAAATTTATCAGGAACTGTTTAACCTACCGCAAGTTAATCAAATGTTGCCTAATCATATTTTGGGTTTGAGTTATGCCAAAGAAAATGCGCAGCTGAAAAATCCGATGAATTTAATTGCTATTAAAAGACAAAAAGCAGGTTATCACGATATTCAAATTACAGATGGGAAAATCGCCAGCGCTACAGCAATTCGCAAGCTACTTCAAGAAGATGGCGATATTTCTAATTTTGTACCAATCAAGACAAAACAAAGTGTAGAAAAATATTCTGTTGATTGGCATAACTTTTGGCCTTATTTACGTTATCGCTTAATGAGTAGTAGCCTAGAAGATTTATTAATCCTCTATCAAATGGAATCAGGGCTTGCCTTGAAAATGCAGCAAACTGCACTGAATACCACAGATTTTACGGATTTTTTGTCTCAAGTAAAATCAAAGCACTATACATTAACCCGGATTCAACGACAGCTATGTTATATTTTGTTGAATATTACACGTGCTGAAATGCAGCTTGCTTGGTCAGATAATTATTTGCGTATACTCGGGTTTAACCGTAAAGGACAAAAATATTTGAATCAACTTAAAAAAGTAACCCCTTGGCCACTACTTGCAAAAATCGGCAAAAGTGGTGCCAATCAAGTCCCCTTAACTTTAAGAGCCGATGAAATTTATCGGTTGGCAAGTAAAGACATTAGCGAACAAAATTTTGGTCGAAGGCCTTTGAAATTGAATTGA
- a CDS encoding class I SAM-dependent DNA methyltransferase, translating to MTYETFAFVYDEVMDKSLYEKWYEFSKRHLKQKKQLLELACGTGALACRFAKDGYDVTALDLSEEMLMIASQRAFEADVSVQFIEGDMLDLNDIGEYEAVTCFSDSLCYMPDEQAVQQVFDGVYQLLKKEGIFIFDVHSLYQINEVFPDYNYHYQTDEFAFLWESYQGKLPDSIEHFLTFFVAQNTECDLFERRDELHKERTYSLELYQRMLENAGFNQIECFGDFTDSQPNEKTRRWFFVCQK from the coding sequence ATGACATATGAAACATTTGCTTTTGTTTATGATGAAGTGATGGATAAAAGTCTATATGAAAAATGGTATGAATTTTCAAAGCGCCATTTAAAGCAAAAAAAACAATTACTAGAATTGGCATGTGGTACCGGGGCACTAGCCTGTCGCTTTGCCAAAGACGGTTATGATGTGACGGCTTTAGATTTATCGGAAGAAATGTTAATGATTGCAAGCCAACGAGCTTTTGAAGCGGATGTTTCGGTACAATTTATTGAAGGTGATATGCTGGATTTAAATGATATCGGCGAATACGAAGCTGTTACCTGCTTTTCGGATTCACTATGCTATATGCCAGATGAACAAGCCGTTCAACAAGTTTTTGATGGTGTCTATCAGCTGTTAAAAAAAGAGGGAATCTTCATTTTTGATGTTCACTCTCTTTACCAAATCAATGAAGTTTTTCCTGATTATAACTACCATTATCAAACCGATGAGTTTGCTTTTTTGTGGGAAAGTTATCAAGGAAAGCTACCTGATAGTATTGAACATTTTCTAACTTTTTTTGTCGCGCAAAACACAGAGTGCGATTTATTTGAACGCAGAGATGAGTTGCATAAAGAACGTACTTACTCATTGGAACTTTATCAAAGAATGTTGGAAAATGCTGGGTTTAATCAGATAGAGTGCTTTGGTGATTTCACCGATAGTCAGCCAAATGAAAAAACGCGCCGTTGGTTTTTTGTTTGTCAAAAATAA
- the rsfS gene encoding ribosome silencing factor: MLQIAVEAADSKHAQDIIALDVREISLLADYFLICSANSERQINAIIDEIVEKEETQGVAIKRIEGKDGAKWVLIDLGDVIVHVFSTSEREFYNLEKLWSDAPLVDLNAWLVS; the protein is encoded by the coding sequence ATTTTACAAATAGCAGTAGAAGCTGCTGATTCAAAACATGCGCAAGATATTATTGCATTAGATGTGCGAGAAATTTCCCTATTGGCAGATTATTTTTTAATTTGTTCTGCAAATAGTGAACGTCAGATTAATGCGATCATTGATGAAATCGTCGAAAAAGAAGAAACACAAGGAGTTGCCATCAAAAGAATTGAAGGTAAAGACGGAGCTAAATGGGTTTTAATTGATCTAGGGGATGTTATTGTCCACGTATTTAGCACAAGCGAGCGGGAATTTTACAATTTAGAAAAATTGTGGTCTGACGCACCTTTAGTTGACCTAAATGCATGGCTTGTATCTTAA
- the yqeK gene encoding bis(5'-nucleosyl)-tetraphosphatase (symmetrical) YqeK yields MKYSDNYTAMDRKLLMQKVQMQMSEKRFKHVLGVEETAIALASKYGASPEKASIAALTHDYAKERSDDEFQLVIRRDGFDLDLLNWGNAIWHGIVGADFVQRELEIDDEEILTAIALHTTGAAEMSLLAKIIYVADFIEPGRDFPGVKKAREIALINLDEAVAYETKHTLTYLIEQNKPIYPKTIETYNKWVANHA; encoded by the coding sequence ATGAAATATAGTGATAATTATACGGCGATGGATCGAAAATTACTGATGCAAAAAGTTCAGATGCAAATGAGTGAAAAACGCTTTAAACACGTTTTGGGTGTGGAAGAAACTGCGATTGCCTTGGCAAGTAAATATGGTGCTTCACCAGAAAAAGCAAGTATTGCTGCTTTAACGCATGACTACGCTAAAGAAAGAAGCGACGATGAATTTCAATTGGTTATTCGTCGTGATGGTTTTGATTTGGACTTGTTAAACTGGGGTAACGCCATTTGGCACGGCATTGTGGGGGCTGACTTTGTCCAGCGAGAGTTAGAAATTGATGACGAAGAAATTTTAACAGCGATTGCGTTGCATACTACCGGTGCAGCTGAAATGTCACTTTTGGCAAAAATCATTTATGTAGCGGACTTTATTGAACCTGGACGAGACTTTCCAGGGGTTAAAAAAGCACGGGAAATAGCATTGATTAATTTAGATGAGGCTGTTGCTTATGAAACAAAGCATACACTGACCTATCTAATTGAACAAAACAAGCCCATTTATCCAAAAACAATTGAGACATATAATAAGTGGGTCGCAAATCACGCTTAA
- a CDS encoding nicotinate-nucleotide adenylyltransferase, with product MAPLNNKRRKQVGILGGNFNPVHVMHLIIADQVGQLLGLDEVRLMPEYLPPHIDAKKTISAHHRIEMLKLAVQDNPRLKVEDVEIRRQGVSYTIDTMKILKEQNPDTDFYFIIGGDMVAYLPKWRQIDELADLVQFVGVKRPEYSQESPYPIIWVDIPQMDLSSSLIRKKIAQGCSARYFLPDPVLNYILEKGLYLDEI from the coding sequence ATGGCACCGCTAAACAACAAGCGTCGTAAACAAGTTGGTATTTTAGGTGGGAACTTTAATCCGGTACATGTGATGCATTTAATTATTGCAGACCAAGTAGGACAACTTTTAGGCTTAGATGAAGTACGTCTAATGCCAGAGTATCTGCCCCCTCATATTGATGCAAAAAAGACAATTTCAGCCCACCATCGCATAGAAATGTTAAAGCTTGCTGTTCAAGATAATCCACGCTTAAAAGTAGAGGATGTTGAAATTAGACGGCAAGGTGTTAGTTATACGATTGATACCATGAAGATTTTAAAAGAACAAAATCCAGATACTGATTTTTATTTTATTATTGGTGGCGATATGGTGGCTTATCTACCGAAATGGCGTCAAATTGATGAGTTGGCTGATTTAGTTCAATTTGTAGGCGTTAAGCGTCCTGAGTACAGTCAAGAAAGTCCGTATCCAATTATTTGGGTGGACATTCCGCAAATGGATTTGAGTTCGTCTCTGATTCGTAAAAAGATTGCTCAGGGGTGCTCGGCGCGCTACTTTCTACCAGATCCTGTGTTAAACTATATTTTAGAAAAGGGGCTGTATCTTGATGAAATATAG
- the yhbY gene encoding ribosome assembly RNA-binding protein YhbY, which produces MELRGKQKRFLRSKAHHLQPIFQIGKGGISGPMITQIGEALEKRELIKVSLLQNTDEIATDVAHILTAEVHCQVVQIIGRVLVLYRPSSKEKYQRISKEVKAI; this is translated from the coding sequence ATGGAATTACGAGGAAAACAAAAACGCTTTTTAAGAAGCAAAGCGCATCACCTACAGCCGATTTTTCAAATAGGAAAAGGCGGCATTAGTGGTCCAATGATTACCCAAATTGGAGAAGCGTTGGAAAAACGGGAACTAATTAAAGTTTCGTTGCTACAAAATACAGATGAGATTGCAACTGATGTCGCACATATTTTAACAGCGGAAGTACACTGTCAAGTTGTTCAGATTATCGGCCGTGTTTTAGTCTTATACCGACCAAGCAGCAAAGAAAAATATCAAAGGATTTCAAAAGAAGTAAAAGCAATTTAG
- the yqeH gene encoding ribosome biogenesis GTPase YqeH — MTETETIYCIGCGAEIQTQHPGELGYTPQSALDKGLETGEVYCQRCFRLRHYNEIQPVALTDDDFLRLLNELGQKDALIVNVVDIFDFNGSLIPGLHRFVGDNPVLMVGNKVDILPKSLKRGKMTQWMRERAHETGLRPVDVLLTSAKKPQEMTELLDTIEKYRDGRDVYVVGVTNVGKSTLINQIIKQTAGVKDLITTSRFPGTTLDKIEIPLEDGHFLIDTPGIIHREQMAHYLGAQDLKIVAPQKEVKPKVYQLNPEQTLFLGGLARFDFIKGERSSFVTYVSNDVEIHRTKLTNADAFYEKHVGGLLQPPRPEEVVDFPPLQRFEFSIKEKTDIVFAGLGWITITNPCVIAGWAPKGVAVLTRKALI, encoded by the coding sequence ATGACTGAAACTGAAACAATTTATTGTATTGGCTGTGGTGCCGAAATTCAAACACAACATCCAGGTGAGTTAGGTTATACGCCACAATCAGCGCTAGATAAAGGGCTTGAAACGGGTGAAGTGTATTGTCAACGTTGTTTTCGCTTGCGACACTACAATGAAATTCAACCAGTCGCTTTAACAGATGATGATTTTCTACGCTTATTAAATGAATTGGGGCAAAAAGATGCTTTAATTGTAAATGTCGTTGATATTTTTGATTTTAATGGCTCACTTATTCCCGGATTACATCGTTTTGTCGGTGATAATCCCGTGTTGATGGTGGGAAATAAAGTCGACATTTTACCAAAGTCGTTAAAACGCGGGAAAATGACACAATGGATGCGGGAAAGAGCTCACGAAACGGGTCTGCGTCCCGTGGATGTTTTATTGACGAGTGCCAAGAAACCACAAGAGATGACAGAACTGTTAGATACAATCGAAAAATATCGTGATGGACGGGATGTTTATGTTGTCGGTGTGACGAATGTTGGAAAATCAACGCTAATCAATCAAATCATTAAGCAGACTGCTGGTGTCAAAGACTTGATTACAACTTCACGCTTTCCAGGCACAACGTTAGATAAAATTGAAATTCCATTAGAAGATGGACACTTTTTGATTGATACACCAGGGATTATTCATCGTGAACAAATGGCGCATTACTTAGGTGCGCAAGATTTAAAAATTGTTGCACCACAAAAAGAAGTTAAGCCTAAAGTTTACCAGTTAAATCCTGAGCAAACGCTCTTTTTGGGTGGTTTGGCACGTTTTGATTTTATTAAAGGTGAGCGTAGCTCATTTGTAACATATGTTTCAAATGATGTGGAAATTCACCGGACAAAATTAACAAATGCTGACGCTTTTTATGAAAAACACGTGGGGGGGCTATTACAACCGCCACGCCCAGAAGAAGTAGTAGATTTTCCACCTTTACAACGTTTTGAATTTTCAATTAAAGAAAAAACAGATATTGTCTTTGCTGGGCTGGGCTGGATTACAATTACTAATCCATGTGTTATTGCCGGTTGGGCGCCTAAGGGTGTTGCGGTCTTAACCAGAAAAGCATTGATTTAG
- a CDS encoding YqeG family HAD IIIA-type phosphatase — MFQEYKPTWMVSAIYQITPEQLKKHGIKAVLTDLDNTLIAWNNPNGTEELRQWLKQMDAAKIPVVVVSNNNHERIAHALAPFGLDFVSRALKPFARGIKAGYQKLGMKKEDVVMVGDQIMTDIRGANRAGVKSILVKPVVATDGWNTRINRFFERKIMKHLQKNNPDMKWQGELND; from the coding sequence ATGTTTCAGGAATATAAACCAACGTGGATGGTTTCGGCCATCTATCAGATTACACCGGAACAATTAAAAAAACACGGCATTAAAGCTGTTTTAACAGATTTAGATAATACTTTAATCGCTTGGAATAATCCCAATGGGACCGAAGAGTTACGCCAATGGCTAAAACAAATGGATGCTGCTAAAATTCCTGTTGTTGTCGTTTCTAACAATAATCATGAACGCATTGCCCATGCATTAGCACCTTTTGGTTTAGACTTTGTTTCCAGAGCTTTAAAACCTTTTGCAAGAGGGATTAAGGCGGGCTACCAAAAGCTGGGAATGAAAAAAGAAGATGTCGTAATGGTGGGCGATCAAATTATGACAGATATTCGTGGAGCTAATAGAGCAGGCGTTAAAAGTATTTTGGTGAAGCCAGTTGTGGCAACAGACGGCTGGAATACGCGGATCAATCGCTTTTTTGAACGGAAAATCATGAAGCATTTACAAAAAAATAATCCGGATATGAAATGGCAAGGTGAATTAAATGACTGA
- a CDS encoding tyrosine-type recombinase/integrase, giving the protein MPTYTQYQKSNGANLWRVTGYLGVNPETKKQVNINKGGFLTQKAAKAYYRQVSYDILKNGFQNHKDATFKEIYELWLETYELTVKESSFVKLKQKFDTHILPTFGEKEIKKIRVSDIQKFANTMREKNTQFKEYVSNVSRIFDFAIKQGYVSENPAKKIVMPRKKKNLQEKEINFYTKDELKKLLEYAKNNEPFQIYTFFFLLANTGCRQGEILGLQWDCINFDEKVLTIKQTLTRGKNRRQYLEEPKTKKSRRKIPLTDETISILKKWRLIQKEECLKLGVNIFDGKQFVFCDEKGEPIQLSHPRLWLHRISKHAGIPKLSPHALRHTFATILIGQGINFKTVSELLGHSSVSMTLDTYAGVYQEEKIDSINLLANALS; this is encoded by the coding sequence ATGCCAACATACACACAATATCAAAAAAGCAATGGAGCAAATTTATGGCGAGTGACGGGATATCTTGGAGTAAATCCCGAGACAAAGAAGCAAGTTAACATTAATAAAGGAGGCTTTCTCACTCAGAAAGCTGCTAAAGCTTATTATCGTCAAGTTTCGTATGACATTTTAAAAAATGGGTTTCAAAATCACAAAGATGCAACATTTAAGGAAATCTATGAACTATGGTTAGAGACGTACGAGCTTACCGTGAAAGAGTCAAGTTTTGTAAAACTTAAGCAAAAATTTGACACTCATATTTTGCCAACTTTTGGAGAGAAAGAAATCAAAAAAATACGAGTATCCGATATTCAAAAATTTGCCAATACCATGAGAGAAAAGAATACTCAATTTAAAGAGTATGTTTCAAACGTCTCTCGGATTTTTGATTTTGCTATTAAGCAAGGTTATGTATCCGAAAATCCAGCAAAAAAAATTGTCATGCCAAGAAAGAAAAAGAACCTTCAAGAAAAGGAAATAAACTTTTATACTAAAGACGAGCTTAAAAAGTTATTGGAATATGCAAAAAATAACGAACCTTTTCAAATCTATACATTCTTTTTCTTGCTTGCGAATACAGGTTGTAGACAAGGTGAGATTTTGGGTTTGCAATGGGATTGCATCAATTTTGATGAAAAAGTACTTACCATAAAACAGACTTTGACTCGTGGGAAAAACAGAAGGCAATATCTTGAGGAACCAAAAACTAAGAAGTCTAGAAGAAAAATCCCGTTAACCGATGAGACAATTTCTATCTTGAAAAAGTGGCGTCTGATTCAGAAAGAGGAGTGTCTAAAATTAGGTGTCAATATCTTTGATGGGAAACAGTTTGTCTTTTGTGATGAAAAAGGCGAACCCATCCAACTATCACATCCAAGACTTTGGTTACACAGAATCTCAAAGCATGCTGGAATTCCTAAACTAAGTCCTCACGCACTCCGACACACTTTTGCAACAATTCTAATTGGACAAGGTATTAATTTTAAAACCGTTTCAGAGCTGCTAGGGCACTCCAGTGTTTCAATGACGTTAGATACCTACGCAGGAGTTTATCAAGAAGAGAAAATAGACTCGATTAATCTCTTAGCGAACGCTCTAAGCTAA
- a CDS encoding helix-turn-helix domain-containing protein — MIENFGGNVARLRKEMGLSQTELAEKIGVQKQTISNIERGIRYPTFESLEKFATVFHATPIQLFGSPKEIAVSETTVILDRIDEYDQKVQNLFTLAKILNSHTVKEIDEVAEKLAFIQRFFTPQMRLDEDGNPILDRHGKPEMKPVFFDNLPFEEIEKTAKDLAFIQEAQQNK, encoded by the coding sequence ATGATAGAAAACTTTGGCGGCAATGTCGCTCGTTTACGAAAAGAAATGGGACTTTCCCAAACGGAATTAGCAGAAAAGATTGGTGTACAAAAACAAACCATCTCCAATATCGAACGGGGAATTCGCTACCCGACCTTTGAGAGCTTAGAAAAATTTGCGACGGTCTTTCATGCGACACCGATTCAACTCTTTGGTTCACCAAAAGAGATTGCGGTCTCTGAAACAACGGTTATTCTTGATCGCATCGACGAGTACGATCAAAAAGTTCAAAACTTGTTTACTTTGGCGAAAATTTTGAATAGCCATACAGTGAAAGAAATAGACGAGGTAGCAGAGAAACTCGCCTTTATCCAACGTTTCTTTACCCCACAAATGCGTTTGGATGAAGACGGCAATCCAATTTTGGATCGTCATGGGAAACCAGAGATGAAACCAGTCTTCTTTGACAACCTCCCGTTTGAAGAAATCGAGAAAACTGCAAAAGACTTAGCCTTCATTCAAGAAGCACAACAGAACAAGTAA